One genomic segment of Borrelia coriaceae includes these proteins:
- the hslV gene encoding ATP-dependent protease subunit HslV: MSFKGTTVIAIRRGGKTVVAADGQVTFGHTVLKSNAVKIRKLVNGKILAGFAGSTSDAITLFEKFEEKVKAREDGIIDIKRAAVELAKDWRSDKILHKLEAMMLVADSENILLISGTGDVVEPEEDVISIGSGGNYAYSAALAYMENKKLSAADIAFKSLKVASRVCIYTNSNIVLEEIS; this comes from the coding sequence ATGAGTTTTAAAGGAACTACAGTTATTGCAATAAGAAGGGGAGGGAAGACTGTAGTAGCAGCAGATGGACAAGTAACTTTTGGACATACTGTTTTAAAATCCAATGCTGTCAAAATAAGAAAATTAGTTAACGGAAAAATTTTAGCAGGGTTTGCAGGTTCAACTTCTGATGCTATTACTCTTTTTGAGAAATTTGAAGAAAAGGTTAAAGCTAGAGAAGATGGCATTATTGATATTAAAAGAGCTGCTGTTGAGCTTGCAAAGGATTGGAGATCTGACAAAATACTTCATAAACTTGAAGCAATGATGCTTGTCGCTGATTCTGAGAATATTTTATTAATTTCAGGTACTGGAGATGTTGTTGAGCCTGAAGAAGATGTGATTTCAATTGGTAGTGGAGGAAATTATGCATATTCAGCGGCGCTTGCTTATATGGAAAATAAAAAATTAAGTGCTGCTGATATCGCTTTTAAGTCTTTAAAGGTAGCATCAAGGGTTTGTATATATACAAATTCAAATATTGTGCTTGAGGAGATTAGTTGA